The sequence GCTACAAATGCAATTAATCCTCTAACTCTGGCTGCGCTTTGCAGTACTATCTCCGTATCATGCTGACCAAAACCACCTACATTTGGGTTGTTGGTTAAAGCTTCACCTGCTGCTACTTTTTGTCCTTCAGAAACAATCAATTCCGGACCTGCGGGAATTGTGGTAGTAACGGTTTCACCTTCAGCAGTTTGAACGTCTACCGCATATTTTGTACCGCCAAAATCATCTTCTTGCTTGCCAATTTTGGTAATTGTACCAGCAGCAGAAGTGGTGAAAACATTATTATTGCTGTTCTCGCCAGTGGGGTAGACTTGTCCCCGTCCGCGGTTTCCACCAACGTAAACACCATATTTACCGAATTTGATATTTTTATCGGTTGCGGGGTTTGGAGAAAGAATTGGAAAAACGATTTCTTGATACTGTTCTCCAGGAAGCGGACCAACTAAATAGACGTTATCTTTCTCTTCGCTATAAGGCTGGAAGTAAACATCCCCAACTTCTTCTTTTAATTCTTCAGATATGCGTTCGGGAGGAGCGAGTTTAAAGCCTTCAGGCAACATTAATACCGCACCAACATTTAAACCTACTTTGGAACCGTCAGCACCTACTTGCTTAACATTGGTATCATAAGGAATCTTAACTACCGCCTTAAATACGGTATCTGGTAAAACTGACTGAGGAACTTCTACATCAGTATTCTTTGCCGCCAAATGGCAGTTGGCACAAACAATACGTCCTGTTGGTTCTCTGGGAGTCTCCGGATAGCTTGCTTGTGCCCAGAAAGGATAAGCAGCAGCAGCTTGAGGAAGTGCTAGATCGCTAGTAAAAAAGAATGCCACTGCGGCGATCGCCACCAGCAATGTTTTGGAAATCGCTTTAAATAGGCGATTTAACCGTCTTGTACAAGTATTTCTCATCTCTTCGTCGGAATTGGTCGTTAGTTATTAGTTACTAGCTCTTGTTTCAAGAACTAAGGAAGCAGGATTAAAGGTTTGCAACAGCTAACAGCCAGCAGTTATTAGGATTGACCTCAAGAAGAAATTATGAAATTTTTAGTCTAGCTGATAACTGATAACTGGTTACTGTTTAAGCCCACCAAGGTTCTTCTTCGGTGCGGAAGTCGGTTTCAGTCCAAGGGGTGATTACCATTTGGTCATCTTGTACCGTTACATGACTCAACGCTAAAGATAATGGTGCAGGACCGCGAACTACTTTACCAGTAGCATCATACTGGGAACCGTGACAGGGGCACTTAAATTTATTTTCAGCAATGTTCCAAGGTACAACGCAACCCAAGTGAGTACAGATAGCGTTGATTCCATAATCTTGAATGGATTCGCTTCCATCTACCACGATGTATGTAGGGTCTCCCTTCAGCCCCTGCACCAAAACGCGATCGCCTAGGTTGTGCTTGCCTAAAAAATCAGAAACGCTAACGGTATCGCCAAGTTCATCTTTTGCTGTGGTACCACCACCAGCGCCACCACTCGAAGGCGGAATAAAATACTTGACAACGGGATACAATACTCCCAGAGCTACTCCGGTAACTGTTCCGAAAGTCAGAAGATTCATGAATTGGCGGCGACCCATATCGGGTACGTCCATTGATTCAGAGAATTGAGCCATAATCTACGGGTTCGAGGTTGATTTTTGTTAACTTTTTTTGACCTGAGTTCTTTTTATTGGGAAACTCCAGTCTTGGATTGCCCATGCCCTATATAAATGCCAAATTCGATCTTTGCCAGATTTTAATTCGGCATCCTTTTTTTAGCATTACATTTCTTTATATTCCTATCATACTGGAGTCACGGAACTTCATATCATTACTAAATGTAAACTACGAAAAGTAAAGTTATGACAGGACAAGAATTACGTCAAATATTGATTGAGAAGTGGGGACGCTCCTATGATGTTCAGTTGCGTCGTACACAAGGAAAACTGTTTCTACAGGTAATGTGGAAATATTTGGAGCAAGCTTCCTTTCCTTTGAATGAGAATGAGTACCTAGAGCATTTGGATACGGTAGCGAATTATCTTGATGGGATGGGTGGAACCAAGCAGGTACAGGGATTTATTCAGGAAACCCGAGAACGTCCGCGACTTGGTAAAGCTGTCAGCGTTCCTTTGGATTTAGGCGAGCGTACTTCTGAGTGGATATTATAGCTTTTTAGTTCATGCAAAGCTACAGCATTTTTTCTCACTAAAAACTGGAGCCGGTTGATTGAGAAAATTTTAATTAAGAGGGGAGAATTTCGGATGAGAAAATTAATTTGTCGTATTTACGTCTAGTTATTGTCTTAATTTCTGAGGATAATACCTGGCATTTAAAACGGCTTGTGCAAAAACTAAGTCTACTAACTTAGTTAGTAAATTTGTAGCTTAGATAACATTATTTGTAATTTCTTGTTTCTTTATTTTTACTATTACCAGTTAATTTCATTAAAATAAATGTATGAAAGATGCCATGATTAATGGTTGAAATGGCTGTTAATTAAAATTAAAGTGCATCAATAGCTGACAAATTTATCAATTAGATAACATTGTTTGCAATTTATTATCTTTCTTCGTTTGACTACGCCTTTAAATAAAATATGTATGGCAAATTCAAAGTTAGAAACTTGGGAAAATAAA comes from Rivularia sp. PCC 7116 and encodes:
- the petA gene encoding cytochrome f produces the protein MRNTCTRRLNRLFKAISKTLLVAIAAVAFFFTSDLALPQAAAAYPFWAQASYPETPREPTGRIVCANCHLAAKNTDVEVPQSVLPDTVFKAVVKIPYDTNVKQVGADGSKVGLNVGAVLMLPEGFKLAPPERISEELKEEVGDVYFQPYSEEKDNVYLVGPLPGEQYQEIVFPILSPNPATDKNIKFGKYGVYVGGNRGRGQVYPTGENSNNNVFTTSAAGTITKIGKQEDDFGGTKYAVDVQTAEGETVTTTIPAGPELIVSEGQKVAAGEALTNNPNVGGFGQHDTEIVLQSAARVRGLIAFVALVMLAQIMLVLKKKQVEKVQAAEMNF
- the petC gene encoding cytochrome b6-f complex iron-sulfur subunit, producing the protein MAQFSESMDVPDMGRRQFMNLLTFGTVTGVALGVLYPVVKYFIPPSSGGAGGGTTAKDELGDTVSVSDFLGKHNLGDRVLVQGLKGDPTYIVVDGSESIQDYGINAICTHLGCVVPWNIAENKFKCPCHGSQYDATGKVVRGPAPLSLALSHVTVQDDQMVITPWTETDFRTEEEPWWA
- a CDS encoding DUF3067 family protein — its product is MTGQELRQILIEKWGRSYDVQLRRTQGKLFLQVMWKYLEQASFPLNENEYLEHLDTVANYLDGMGGTKQVQGFIQETRERPRLGKAVSVPLDLGERTSEWIL